A genome region from Chryseobacterium sp. G0186 includes the following:
- a CDS encoding Gfo/Idh/MocA family protein codes for MDNSTSRRSFIKTAALASFGALVLPNSLFAYSNDFKTDKKVRVGFIGVGLRGQEHVKLLAKRSDVEVVAFADPDKRMLAASQKILKDNNKSAAQEFSNGEYDYRNLLKLKTIDAVVIATPWEWHLTQGVEAMRAKKIVGMEVSGAIKLQDCWEFVKVYEETKVPIFMMENVCYRRDIMAILNMVRKGMFGELVHGRGGYQHDLRGVLFNDGVTPYNSGAEFGEKGFSEAKWRTEHYVKRNGELYPTHGLGPVAMMMNINRGNRLTRLSSFSSKSVGLHKYIVEHAKGGENHPNAKVKFNQGDIVTTQIACENGETILLTHDTSLQRPYDLGFRVQGTEGLWQDFGWGDFNQGHIYFEKTMNHTHRWDNTEKWMKEYDHPMWKKFESTAAGAGHGGMDFFVMNTFIECIKRNIEFPMDVYDLALWYSITPLSEESIAKGGQVVDIPDFTNGKWKTRQPVFGMTDEF; via the coding sequence ATGGACAACAGCACTTCCCGCAGAAGCTTTATCAAAACTGCAGCATTAGCAAGTTTTGGGGCATTGGTTTTACCCAATTCCTTATTTGCCTATTCAAATGATTTTAAAACAGATAAAAAGGTCCGTGTTGGCTTTATTGGTGTAGGTCTTCGCGGACAGGAGCATGTTAAATTGCTTGCAAAACGCAGTGATGTGGAGGTTGTGGCTTTTGCTGATCCTGATAAAAGAATGCTGGCAGCGTCCCAAAAAATATTAAAAGACAACAATAAATCGGCAGCCCAGGAATTCTCAAATGGTGAATACGACTATCGAAATCTTTTAAAACTAAAAACAATAGATGCTGTTGTGATTGCAACCCCATGGGAGTGGCATCTTACCCAAGGGGTGGAAGCTATGCGTGCCAAAAAGATTGTGGGTATGGAAGTTTCCGGAGCCATAAAGCTTCAGGACTGCTGGGAGTTTGTGAAGGTATATGAGGAAACCAAGGTTCCTATTTTCATGATGGAGAATGTATGCTACCGAAGAGATATTATGGCCATTCTGAATATGGTTCGTAAAGGAATGTTTGGAGAGCTTGTTCATGGAAGAGGGGGTTATCAGCATGATTTGAGAGGAGTGCTTTTCAATGATGGGGTTACGCCTTACAATTCCGGGGCTGAATTTGGAGAAAAAGGCTTCAGTGAAGCTAAGTGGAGAACGGAACATTATGTAAAACGCAATGGAGAGCTTTATCCTACGCATGGATTGGGTCCGGTTGCCATGATGATGAACATCAACCGTGGAAACCGTTTAACAAGGCTTTCTTCATTCTCATCCAAATCTGTAGGACTACACAAATATATTGTAGAACATGCCAAGGGTGGAGAAAATCATCCCAATGCCAAGGTAAAATTCAATCAGGGAGATATTGTGACAACGCAGATTGCCTGTGAGAATGGGGAAACAATTCTTTTGACCCATGATACGAGCTTACAGAGGCCCTATGATCTTGGATTCCGTGTGCAGGGAACTGAGGGATTGTGGCAGGACTTTGGTTGGGGAGACTTCAACCAGGGACATATTTATTTTGAAAAAACAATGAACCACACCCACCGTTGGGATAATACGGAGAAGTGGATGAAAGAATACGACCACCCGATGTGGAAAAAATTTGAAAGTACTGCTGCCGGTGCAGGACATGGAGGAATGGATTTCTTTGTCATGAATACCTTTATCGAATGCATCAAACGAAATATAGAATTCCCGATGGATGTGTATGATCTAGCCTTATGGTACTCCATCACCCCATTAAGTGAAGAGTCCATTGCCAAAGGAGGCCAGGTTGTTGATATCCCTGATTTCACCAACGGAAAATGGAAAACCCGTCAACCTGTATTCGGAATGACTGATGAATTCTAA
- a CDS encoding NDP-sugar synthase, translating into MNSKKTLLILAGGLGSRYKGLKQVDGILSNGSPILEYSIYDALKAGFSKVVIIVNTLIPQSYIERLNLIAEAKGFELNWVYQETDSIPIPDFDYSDRQKPWGTGHAVLCAKNVVHEPFIMINADDFYGKEAYQLAAEEINLPHISASQLGMMAYPVSTTLSGNGTVARGICTLDPENYLIHVEEQTSIQSINNRIIYTENGKNIEIALDTLVSMNFFIFHPGIFHVLEDYFYDFIESKPALTQEFYIPSAIQRMIDEKGVRVKVKASPSQWMGVTYADDKKKIINFLTSEIKNNRYPADLWS; encoded by the coding sequence ATGAATTCTAAAAAGACATTACTTATACTGGCAGGCGGATTGGGAAGCCGTTATAAAGGACTGAAGCAGGTGGATGGAATACTCAGCAATGGCTCACCCATTCTGGAATATTCTATCTATGATGCTCTGAAAGCAGGTTTCTCTAAAGTGGTTATTATCGTGAATACATTAATTCCTCAAAGTTATATTGAACGGCTCAATCTAATAGCAGAAGCAAAGGGTTTTGAATTAAACTGGGTATATCAGGAAACAGACTCTATTCCGATACCGGATTTTGATTATTCAGACCGTCAAAAACCGTGGGGAACGGGACATGCTGTTCTCTGTGCAAAAAATGTAGTACATGAACCTTTTATAATGATCAATGCTGATGATTTTTATGGTAAGGAAGCCTATCAACTGGCAGCTGAAGAAATAAATCTTCCTCATATTTCAGCTTCCCAACTGGGCATGATGGCCTATCCTGTAAGCACAACATTAAGCGGCAACGGAACAGTAGCAAGAGGAATCTGTACATTGGATCCTGAAAATTATCTGATTCATGTGGAGGAACAGACCTCTATTCAAAGTATAAATAATAGAATTATTTATACTGAAAACGGAAAAAATATAGAAATTGCCCTTGACACATTGGTCTCTATGAATTTTTTCATTTTTCATCCGGGAATTTTTCATGTGCTGGAAGATTATTTTTACGATTTTATAGAATCTAAACCTGCACTTACTCAGGAGTTTTATATTCCGTCCGCAATTCAAAGAATGATTGATGAAAAAGGAGTCAGAGTAAAGGTAAAAGCATCGCCATCACAATGGATGGGAGTAACCTATGCTGATGACAAAAAGAAAATTATAAATTTTCTTACTTCAGAAATTAAAAATAACAGATACCCGGCAGATTTATGGAGCTAA
- a CDS encoding phosphotransferase enzyme family protein, translating into MELNDIIFEFIGTDHYDLTPITDGLINTTYLLEDKKQEKKFILQKINNHVFKQPEVIVNNHLMINGILRSNNYQLQIIEPIPSLTHKLLVEDANGQPWRMLSFIENSTTFLTAPSLQTAFEAAKAFSYFLSTINTEKLPAIEDAIPNFLNFEKRVADYKNSVKNANPHLIENAKTEIELTNHLLSLPDLWIEMEKNSQIPKRIIHADVKISNILFDHTHQPLAVIDLDTMMISTLLYDFGTMIQSYTNMTKEDDGSARKNFNPEMYKAVKDGFLFYLKEKLTPKESENLDYAAQVAIYIQELRFLTDYLNGSVYYSTKYPEHNLDRTKNQLELLKGLREYLGCE; encoded by the coding sequence ATGGAGCTAAATGATATTATTTTTGAATTTATCGGTACAGATCATTATGACCTCACACCTATTACTGATGGGTTGATCAATACAACTTATCTTTTGGAAGATAAGAAGCAGGAAAAAAAGTTTATCCTACAAAAAATCAACAACCATGTTTTCAAACAGCCGGAGGTGATTGTCAATAATCATTTAATGATTAATGGAATTCTTAGATCCAATAATTATCAGCTTCAAATTATCGAACCTATCCCATCCCTTACCCATAAACTTCTGGTAGAGGATGCAAATGGCCAGCCGTGGCGTATGCTGAGCTTCATAGAAAACAGTACAACCTTTCTTACAGCTCCGTCTTTACAAACTGCATTTGAAGCAGCCAAGGCGTTCAGTTACTTTCTAAGTACTATAAATACTGAAAAGCTGCCTGCTATTGAAGATGCCATTCCCAATTTCCTTAATTTTGAGAAAAGAGTTGCTGATTATAAAAATTCAGTAAAAAATGCCAATCCTCATTTGATAGAAAATGCAAAAACGGAAATAGAACTCACCAATCATCTTCTATCCTTGCCTGATCTGTGGATTGAAATGGAGAAAAACAGTCAGATTCCCAAAAGAATTATTCATGCAGATGTAAAAATCAGTAATATCCTATTTGATCACACTCATCAACCATTAGCTGTGATTGATCTGGATACCATGATGATTTCCACTCTTTTGTATGATTTTGGAACAATGATACAATCCTATACCAACATGACAAAGGAAGATGATGGAAGTGCCAGAAAGAATTTCAACCCAGAAATGTATAAGGCTGTAAAAGATGGGTTTTTATTTTATTTAAAGGAAAAACTGACACCGAAAGAATCTGAGAATCTTGATTATGCAGCACAAGTCGCCATTTATATACAAGAACTTCGTTTTTTAACGGATTATCTGAATGGAAGTGTCTATTATTCTACAAAATATCCTGAACATAATTTAGACAGAACAAAAAATCAGCTTGAGTTATTGAAAGGATTAAGAGAATATTTGGGATGTGAATGA
- a CDS encoding DNA-deoxyinosine glycosylase, whose protein sequence is MQNRISSFPPLIDDQSEILILGSIPGVKSLEKQQYYAHPQNKFWKIILELLNEEFTEDYPARLEILKKHHIALWDVIDSCERKGSLDSEIKNEEANQIAELLDKHPNIKAIFSNGGKSFKSLQKLLGKNYKLPIFLLPSTSPLHTISFERKLEEWKQILEFLV, encoded by the coding sequence ATGCAAAACCGTATTTCCTCATTCCCGCCGCTTATTGATGATCAGTCTGAAATTTTGATTTTAGGATCTATTCCGGGAGTAAAATCATTGGAAAAGCAACAATATTATGCCCATCCGCAAAATAAATTCTGGAAAATCATCCTTGAACTGCTGAATGAAGAATTTACAGAAGATTATCCAGCAAGGCTTGAAATATTAAAAAAACATCACATTGCACTCTGGGATGTGATAGATTCATGTGAAAGAAAAGGCAGCCTGGATTCTGAGATCAAAAATGAAGAAGCCAATCAGATTGCTGAGTTGTTGGATAAGCATCCCAATATCAAAGCAATCTTCAGTAATGGAGGGAAATCCTTTAAAAGCCTGCAGAAGCTTTTAGGAAAGAACTATAAACTGCCCATCTTTCTATTGCCATCTACAAGTCCGCTTCATACCATATCCTTTGAAAGAAAATTGGAAGAATGGAAACAGATTCTAGAGTTTCTAGTTTGA
- a CDS encoding S9 family peptidase, producing MKLKYSLLALAAPLLMNAQQVMTPEILWTLKKVGVQAVSPDQASLIYKVGQVDLKTEKTKNENYFLNVLNNQSSKIDFGKKALIQWDKNGIYAQEGDNIYLSKDAGKTWAEFYTIGEADNVVISPDGKRIAFSKQVLVEKLMGKDKYSDTPKTTAQVYTDLNHRHWDYFNEGKYNHVFVVNTSDKVDAAKDLLEGKTWDSPQRPFGGAEDFIWSPDSAQLLYVTKPKSGKEYATSTNTDIFAYDMATGTTKNLTEANKGYDVNPKFSPDGKSLVWQSMARDGYEADKNDVKIMDWKSGKITNLTTGWDDSVSGDVLWGADSKTIYFTAAYRGTKQLFSLDAKSAKVQQITKGDFDVNEIFTDNKTSLLVGRTDVNHATELFSVNLKNGEMKQVTEANKDAYAKLAQGKSELKMVKTSDGKEMGVWFHYPPNFDPNKKYPTLVYCQGGPQSALTQYFSVRWNFALMTANDYIVVAPNRRGMPGWGTKWNEEISKDWGGQPMRDYLAATDYAKTLPYVDGDRVAAVGASYGGYSVFMLAGIHENRFKTFIAHDGLFDMKSWYLTTEELWFANWDIGSPWDKPQPKAYTEFNPSNFVEKWNKPIMIVQGGIDFRVPYEQGQEAFQAAKLRGLKSKLVYFPNENHWVLHPQNGLVWQREFFDWLKETL from the coding sequence ATGAAACTTAAGTACAGTCTGCTGGCGCTGGCAGCTCCGCTTTTAATGAATGCACAACAAGTAATGACGCCTGAAATTCTTTGGACTTTGAAAAAAGTAGGAGTACAGGCAGTTTCACCGGACCAGGCTTCTCTTATTTATAAAGTAGGACAGGTAGACCTGAAAACAGAGAAAACAAAAAATGAGAACTATTTTCTGAATGTTCTTAATAACCAGTCTTCCAAAATTGATTTCGGTAAAAAAGCCCTGATTCAGTGGGATAAAAACGGAATCTATGCACAGGAAGGAGATAACATTTACCTTTCAAAGGATGCCGGAAAAACATGGGCAGAATTCTATACCATTGGTGAAGCTGACAATGTGGTTATTTCTCCGGATGGAAAAAGAATTGCATTCAGCAAGCAGGTTCTGGTAGAAAAGCTGATGGGTAAGGATAAGTATAGTGATACTCCTAAAACTACGGCTCAGGTATACACAGACCTAAACCACAGACACTGGGATTACTTCAACGAAGGGAAATATAACCACGTATTTGTAGTGAATACTTCTGATAAAGTAGATGCTGCCAAGGATCTATTGGAGGGGAAAACATGGGATTCACCTCAAAGACCTTTCGGGGGGGCTGAGGATTTTATCTGGAGCCCGGATTCTGCACAGCTTTTATATGTTACAAAACCTAAGAGCGGTAAAGAGTATGCAACAAGTACCAATACTGATATTTTTGCCTATGACATGGCCACCGGAACAACCAAAAACTTAACGGAAGCTAACAAAGGTTACGATGTTAATCCTAAGTTCAGTCCGGATGGAAAATCATTGGTTTGGCAGAGTATGGCAAGAGACGGGTATGAGGCTGACAAAAATGATGTGAAAATCATGGATTGGAAGTCAGGGAAAATAACAAACCTTACGACAGGTTGGGATGACAGTGTTTCCGGAGATGTTCTTTGGGGAGCAGATTCAAAAACGATCTATTTCACGGCAGCCTACAGAGGAACAAAGCAACTTTTCTCATTGGATGCTAAATCTGCAAAGGTACAGCAGATTACAAAAGGAGATTTTGACGTTAACGAGATCTTCACAGATAATAAAACTTCACTTTTAGTAGGAAGAACAGATGTAAACCATGCTACGGAACTTTTCTCTGTAAACCTTAAAAATGGAGAAATGAAGCAGGTTACTGAAGCTAATAAAGATGCTTATGCTAAGTTAGCCCAAGGTAAATCTGAACTTAAAATGGTAAAAACTTCGGATGGTAAAGAAATGGGAGTATGGTTCCACTATCCACCTAACTTTGATCCGAATAAAAAATATCCAACATTGGTATACTGCCAGGGAGGTCCACAGTCTGCATTAACGCAATATTTTAGTGTAAGATGGAACTTTGCCCTAATGACAGCAAACGATTATATCGTAGTGGCTCCCAACAGAAGAGGTATGCCGGGATGGGGAACAAAATGGAACGAAGAGATTTCAAAAGACTGGGGAGGCCAGCCTATGAGAGATTATCTGGCAGCTACAGACTATGCAAAGACGTTACCTTATGTAGATGGAGATAGAGTAGCAGCAGTAGGAGCAAGTTATGGAGGGTACAGCGTATTTATGTTGGCAGGAATCCATGAAAACAGATTCAAAACATTCATTGCACACGATGGATTATTTGATATGAAATCTTGGTACCTAACCACCGAAGAACTTTGGTTTGCAAACTGGGATATTGGTTCTCCATGGGACAAACCACAGCCAAAAGCATATACGGAATTCAACCCAAGCAACTTCGTAGAAAAATGGAATAAGCCAATCATGATCGTTCAGGGAGGAATTGATTTCCGTGTACCTTACGAGCAGGGGCAGGAAGCTTTCCAGGCTGCAAAACTAAGAGGCTTAAAGTCTAAATTGGTATATTTCCCGAATGAAAATCACTGGGTACTTCATCCACAAAACGGATTGGTATGGCAGAGAGAATTCTTCGACTGGTTGAAGGAAACATTGTAA
- a CDS encoding DUF6705 family protein — translation MKYIITFLLYLGTFFCNAQTITLKQLSECQADLYPCPNYTNAKDNTNLLGKFVGTWKGTSVDGRTYEFRFSKKDDDGGWLNDIFWDILVGRMTIKKSDGSILESTMSVSDASTHFKGHFFDKNLTKYQLYYSGNAECNDKGYVYLSFPDPNNLNQMRLAFTQDRDIIASCPSGYKTLMPDGKPIILTKQ, via the coding sequence ATGAAATATATAATAACTTTTCTTTTATATCTAGGGACCTTTTTTTGTAATGCACAAACAATCACCCTAAAACAATTATCAGAATGCCAAGCTGACCTATATCCATGCCCCAATTATACAAATGCAAAGGACAATACCAATCTATTAGGAAAATTTGTTGGAACTTGGAAAGGAACTTCTGTAGATGGAAGAACTTACGAATTTCGATTTTCCAAGAAAGATGATGATGGAGGTTGGCTTAATGATATATTTTGGGATATTTTAGTAGGGAGAATGACTATAAAAAAAAGTGATGGATCAATATTGGAAAGTACAATGAGTGTTTCTGATGCCAGCACACATTTTAAAGGCCATTTCTTTGATAAAAACTTAACCAAGTATCAACTATATTATTCAGGGAATGCAGAATGTAATGACAAAGGATATGTTTACCTATCTTTCCCTGATCCTAATAATTTAAATCAAATGAGGCTTGCTTTTACACAAGATAGAGATATTATAGCTAGTTGTCCAAGTGGTTATAAAACGTTAATGCCAGACGGAAAACCTATAATTCTAACAAAGCAATAA
- a CDS encoding phage holin family protein, with product MNLIIRLFVTAIVAYLLTKVLPGVHFEGFSTAIIFAIVLGVLNIFVKPILSLFGLPLTIITLGFFALVINAGIIMLADYFIDSMVVDGFWWAFIFSILLSIVTSLANSMFSDGD from the coding sequence ATGAATTTAATTATCCGATTGTTTGTAACGGCAATAGTTGCCTATCTTTTAACTAAAGTTTTACCGGGAGTACATTTTGAAGGGTTTTCAACCGCTATTATCTTTGCGATTGTACTAGGGGTTTTAAACATATTTGTGAAGCCTATTTTAAGCCTTTTCGGTCTTCCGCTTACCATCATTACCCTTGGATTCTTTGCCTTGGTCATCAATGCAGGGATCATTATGCTTGCCGATTATTTTATAGATAGCATGGTGGTAGATGGCTTCTGGTGGGCATTTATCTTTAGTATCCTGTTGTCAATTGTTACCTCATTGGCGAACTCAATGTTCTCCGATGGAGATTAA
- a CDS encoding PaaI family thioesterase, producing the protein MTPEKRKLVTDSFNRSETLKFYKAELLELETDFVSIKIPKMEIMTRKAGMFNGAMIASLVDVSSGYAAVSHYAEDCYVVTVELKVNYLRPAMGDALVSKAYVIKGGTKISVIRTEIYVRNENSESESHVATSLVTMMKIK; encoded by the coding sequence ATGACCCCAGAGAAAAGAAAACTTGTTACAGACAGCTTCAACCGTTCAGAAACTTTAAAATTTTATAAAGCAGAATTGCTGGAATTGGAAACGGATTTTGTATCCATTAAAATCCCCAAGATGGAAATCATGACTAGAAAGGCAGGAATGTTTAACGGAGCAATGATTGCCTCTTTGGTGGATGTTTCCTCAGGGTATGCTGCCGTAAGCCATTATGCGGAAGACTGCTATGTGGTAACGGTTGAGCTCAAGGTAAACTATCTGCGTCCTGCAATGGGGGACGCATTGGTTTCAAAGGCCTATGTGATCAAGGGTGGAACCAAAATAAGTGTGATAAGAACAGAGATCTACGTTCGGAATGAAAATTCAGAATCGGAGAGTCATGTGGCAACCTCATTGGTGACCATGATGAAAATAAAATAA
- a CDS encoding TonB-dependent receptor, translated as MSIIFKKRLLIALVLPTAALYYGQSTKDSLEKSKSIDEVMLVGRNLSQTAKERKTPVAVSTIKAAEIQEKLGNREFPEIMKSTPSVYVTKVGGGFGDSRINMRGFDGANIAVIINGQPVNDMQGGTVYWSNWTGLADIASTIQIQRGLGASKFVVPSVGGTINIVTKATDSEQKAMIKGEVGNDNYSRLSAMYSSGLKNKWATTVLLSRWQGDGYINGTKGEGYSWFFSTGFKPNEKHAFNFIATGAPQVHDTRRSSATGANVATLQQFETYGRRYNPQTGMLNGSQFNLAPNFYHKPIASLNWDWNINDALKLSTVVYGSWGRGGGGTGLNGSIKNTAGQTMNFMNYGQGGDGMINWDMIYRYNQGGLVTDYNGNNFQKGTFTAPAGSPADYNGRYVSTLNGTSGIVRKQSINAHDWYGVIADLNYKKNNWTFNGGLDLKTYKGALYDIVTDMLGSDALFVPNTANAPKGYYINQTVKPEPLAKLNDAQKVSIYNEGLVKWAGIYGMVEYSTEKLSASIQGSVSEQYYKRKDYMLYTPGNQDTKWYHKTGYIVKGGANYNIDEHHNVFFNTGVISRQPLFNALFPSNQNIYNDAKNERIFSIELGYGFKSRYVDVNINAYRTQWDDRFITRTFNAGAADVANFSQLKLGNAYYYNALNVGQVHQGIELETKARPFSNLRLRGMLSLGNWKYKGNANFNIVDVQSNQEVSGATGMINIKDLKVGDAAQTTASIGADYNITKAFSIDANWEYYDKLYAQFNPINFLTEAAREKGVVKLPSYNLFDVGATYKFVIDQKKSLTLRANVYNLFNKYYISELSSNIFAGDKITSGPDAGKTYQETGRVYQGVANGNTGFLGFGRTWSVAVTFKF; from the coding sequence ATGAGCATTATTTTTAAAAAGCGACTTCTTATAGCGCTTGTATTACCTACGGCCGCATTATATTACGGTCAGAGTACAAAGGATTCTTTAGAAAAATCCAAATCTATTGATGAGGTGATGTTGGTGGGTAGAAACCTTTCCCAGACCGCTAAAGAAAGAAAAACCCCTGTTGCAGTTTCCACGATTAAGGCTGCTGAAATTCAGGAGAAATTAGGAAATAGAGAATTTCCTGAAATTATGAAATCTACTCCATCTGTATACGTTACCAAAGTAGGTGGTGGATTTGGAGACAGCAGAATTAACATGAGAGGTTTTGATGGTGCCAACATTGCGGTAATCATCAACGGACAACCTGTTAACGACATGCAGGGAGGTACTGTTTACTGGTCTAACTGGACCGGATTGGCAGATATTGCAAGCACTATTCAGATTCAGAGAGGTTTGGGAGCCTCTAAATTTGTAGTTCCGTCTGTAGGGGGAACCATCAATATTGTAACCAAGGCTACTGATTCTGAGCAAAAAGCAATGATAAAGGGAGAAGTTGGTAACGACAACTACTCCAGATTATCAGCCATGTACTCTTCAGGGTTAAAAAATAAATGGGCAACCACTGTATTGCTTTCCCGCTGGCAGGGTGATGGTTACATCAACGGTACAAAGGGAGAAGGATACTCTTGGTTTTTCTCTACCGGATTTAAACCTAATGAAAAGCATGCTTTCAATTTCATTGCTACCGGAGCCCCTCAGGTACACGACACAAGAAGATCTTCTGCAACCGGAGCGAATGTAGCAACACTTCAACAATTTGAAACCTACGGAAGAAGATACAATCCACAAACAGGAATGCTGAATGGGTCTCAATTCAATTTAGCACCTAACTTCTATCATAAACCAATCGCCTCTCTTAACTGGGACTGGAATATCAATGATGCCTTGAAATTATCTACAGTAGTGTATGGTTCTTGGGGACGTGGTGGCGGTGGTACCGGACTGAACGGTTCTATTAAAAATACTGCCGGGCAAACCATGAATTTCATGAACTATGGCCAGGGTGGAGACGGTATGATCAATTGGGATATGATTTACCGTTATAACCAAGGTGGTTTGGTAACAGACTATAACGGAAATAATTTCCAGAAAGGAACTTTTACAGCGCCTGCAGGTTCACCGGCAGATTATAACGGACGATATGTAAGCACATTAAACGGAACCAGCGGTATTGTAAGAAAACAAAGTATCAATGCTCATGACTGGTATGGTGTAATTGCAGACCTTAACTACAAAAAAAATAACTGGACTTTTAACGGAGGTCTTGACCTTAAAACTTACAAGGGAGCACTTTATGATATTGTAACTGATATGTTGGGATCAGATGCCTTATTTGTTCCTAATACAGCGAATGCTCCAAAGGGGTATTATATTAACCAAACAGTAAAACCGGAACCGCTTGCAAAGCTTAATGATGCTCAAAAAGTATCTATATACAATGAGGGACTGGTAAAATGGGCAGGTATCTATGGAATGGTTGAATATAGCACTGAAAAGTTAAGTGCATCTATTCAGGGATCAGTTTCTGAGCAATACTACAAGAGAAAAGATTATATGCTGTATACTCCCGGAAATCAGGACACCAAATGGTATCACAAAACGGGATATATTGTAAAAGGGGGTGCCAACTATAATATAGATGAACACCACAACGTATTCTTCAATACAGGGGTTATTTCAAGACAGCCTTTATTCAACGCCTTATTCCCATCCAATCAAAACATCTATAACGATGCGAAGAATGAAAGAATCTTCTCTATAGAATTGGGATATGGTTTCAAATCCCGTTATGTAGATGTTAATATCAACGCTTACAGAACGCAGTGGGATGACAGATTCATTACAAGAACATTCAATGCCGGTGCTGCAGATGTTGCCAACTTCTCTCAATTGAAGCTTGGGAACGCTTATTACTATAATGCCTTGAATGTTGGACAGGTACACCAGGGAATTGAATTGGAAACAAAAGCAAGACCTTTCTCTAACCTTAGACTTAGAGGAATGTTATCATTGGGTAACTGGAAATACAAAGGAAATGCAAACTTCAACATCGTTGATGTTCAAAGCAATCAGGAAGTTTCCGGAGCAACAGGAATGATCAACATCAAGGATCTGAAAGTTGGAGATGCTGCACAAACTACAGCAAGCATCGGAGCTGACTACAATATTACCAAAGCATTCAGTATTGATGCCAACTGGGAATATTATGACAAATTATATGCACAATTCAATCCTATCAACTTCCTTACAGAAGCAGCAAGAGAAAAAGGAGTTGTAAAATTACCTAGCTATAACTTGTTTGATGTAGGAGCTACTTACAAATTTGTAATTGATCAGAAGAAATCTTTAACGCTAAGAGCTAATGTATACAACTTATTCAATAAATATTATATTTCTGAATTAAGCTCCAATATTTTCGCGGGTGATAAAATTACCAGCGGACCGGATGCCGGAAAAACATACCAGGAAACAGGCAGAGTGTATCAGGGTGTTGCCAATGGAAATACAGGATTCCTAGGTTTTGGAAGAACATGGTCTGTTGCCGTAACGTTCAAATTCTAA